GCTAAAACCTTAAGTAATGTAGTTTTCCCACAACCGTTTACACCGACAATGCCCAGTTTATCTTCGGCGTGTATGCCAAATGAAGCGTTTTGGATAACTACTTTATCACCAAAAGCAACAAAGATGTTTTCTGCAGTAAGAATTACTTCCTTGGTCATATTAAATGGCGTCCCTGAGGCGATTCGAACGCCTGACCTTCACCTTCGGAGGGTGCCACTCTATCCAGCTGAGCTACAGGGACGCATATCGTATATGTCATAGATTCAAGGACAGGCTTTCTGTCAACAGATTTGCTTAAAAGAGCTTTTACCACACAGCATTCGGGCGGCATTAGGCGCATGAGTGGTTATAATATTGCATATAGTATCCGATACTTGCCGGATTTCCCATTGAGCATGTTTGTCGCTACGCAATCT
Above is a genomic segment from Candidatus Cloacimonadota bacterium containing:
- a CDS encoding ATP-binding cassette domain-containing protein, yielding MTKEVILTAENIFVAFGDKVVIQNASFGIHAEDKLGIVGVNGCGKTTLLKVLA